One Gloeobacter morelensis MG652769 DNA window includes the following coding sequences:
- the atzF gene encoding allophanate hydrolase, producing MPSLSWSLDLRALAARYRSGEATPAGVVAEVYERISRYADPAVWIHPLPMERVLEAARTLAGRDPAALPLYGVPFAVKDNLDLAGVPTTAGCPGFAYRPERTAPVIERLMAAGAIPVGKTNLDQFATGLVGTRTPYGVCRNPFDHRYLPGGSSAGSAVAVAAGLVSFALGSDTAGSGRVPAAFTNTVGLKPTRGLLSTGGLVPAVRSLDCVSIFALTCEDAEAVLSVAAGFDPDDPFSRRAPAVETPSLDCLRVGVPEADYLEFFGDRAAQGRYREALARLEALGCELLTIDFGPFAETARMLYGGPWVAERLAAVGDFLEREPESVHPVVYEIIAGGARYDAVSAYKAAYRLAGLRRLSEGQWQQMDVLAIPTTGTIYTVAEVERDPIALNANLGLYTNFVNLLDLCALAVPSGPGKAGLPTGITFVAPAWQETLLCRLGGIFHPWPGATLGATGHPVPTPEPIAARADHGIQIAVVGAHLSGQPLNHQLTELGGALVRACRTAAHYRLFALVGEKVPKPGLVRTDNGNGAAIALEVWKLPAEGFGRFVANIPPPLGIGTLLLEDGEQVKGFLCESYALAGAPEITGFGGWRAYLAANGSSAGIAHG from the coding sequence ATGCCTTCGCTGTCCTGGAGTCTCGATCTGCGGGCGCTGGCGGCGCGCTACCGGTCGGGGGAGGCCACACCCGCAGGGGTGGTGGCCGAGGTCTACGAGCGCATTTCCCGCTACGCGGATCCGGCCGTCTGGATTCATCCGCTGCCGATGGAGCGGGTGCTGGAGGCAGCCCGCACCCTGGCAGGCCGCGACCCGGCAGCCCTGCCGCTTTACGGGGTGCCCTTTGCCGTCAAGGACAACCTCGATCTGGCCGGGGTGCCCACCACCGCCGGCTGTCCCGGCTTTGCCTATAGGCCTGAAAGGACGGCTCCGGTTATCGAGCGGCTGATGGCCGCCGGGGCAATCCCCGTCGGCAAGACCAACCTCGATCAGTTCGCCACCGGTCTGGTGGGCACCCGCACGCCCTACGGCGTCTGCCGCAACCCCTTCGACCACCGCTACTTGCCCGGCGGTTCTAGCGCGGGTTCGGCGGTGGCGGTGGCGGCGGGGCTGGTGAGCTTTGCCCTGGGCAGCGACACCGCCGGGTCGGGGCGGGTTCCGGCCGCCTTTACCAACACCGTCGGGCTCAAGCCCACCCGGGGTCTTTTGAGCACCGGCGGCCTGGTGCCGGCGGTGCGCAGCCTCGATTGCGTGTCGATCTTCGCCCTGACTTGCGAGGATGCGGAGGCGGTATTGTCGGTGGCGGCGGGCTTTGACCCGGACGATCCGTTTTCGCGCCGGGCGCCCGCTGTCGAGACTCCGTCTTTGGACTGCCTGCGCGTCGGCGTGCCCGAGGCCGACTATCTCGAATTTTTCGGCGACCGCGCGGCGCAGGGTCGCTACCGCGAGGCACTCGCCCGCCTCGAAGCCCTCGGCTGCGAACTGCTCACCATCGATTTCGGACCGTTTGCCGAGACCGCCCGGATGCTTTACGGCGGGCCATGGGTAGCCGAACGCCTCGCGGCGGTGGGCGATTTTCTGGAGCGCGAACCGGAATCCGTCCATCCGGTGGTGTACGAGATCATCGCGGGCGGGGCGCGTTACGACGCGGTGAGCGCCTACAAAGCCGCTTACCGGCTTGCCGGGTTGCGCCGCCTGAGCGAAGGGCAGTGGCAGCAGATGGACGTCCTGGCCATCCCGACTACCGGCACGATCTATACCGTCGCCGAGGTGGAGCGCGATCCCATCGCCCTCAACGCCAACCTGGGTCTCTATACCAACTTCGTCAACCTGCTGGATCTGTGTGCGCTCGCCGTCCCGAGCGGCCCCGGCAAAGCCGGTCTGCCCACGGGGATCACCTTCGTCGCCCCCGCCTGGCAAGAAACCCTGCTCTGCCGACTGGGGGGCATCTTCCACCCCTGGCCGGGGGCGACACTCGGCGCAACCGGCCACCCGGTGCCCACCCCCGAGCCCATAGCAGCCCGAGCGGATCACGGGATCCAGATTGCGGTGGTGGGCGCCCACCTGAGCGGCCAGCCCCTCAATCATCAACTCACCGAGCTGGGCGGTGCGCTGGTGCGCGCCTGCCGGACGGCTGCGCACTACCGGCTGTTTGCCCTGGTTGGTGAAAAAGTTCCGAAGCCCGGGTTGGTGCGCACCGACAACGGCAACGGTGCGGCTATCGCACTGGAAGTCTGGAAGCTTCCTGCCGAAGGGTTCGGCCGTTTTGTGGCCAACATCCCGCCGCCCCTTGGGATCGGCACGCTGCTGCTTGAAGACGGCGAACAGGTGAAAGGTTTTCTGTGCGAAAGCTACGCCCTGGCCGGTGCGCCGGAGATTACCGGCTTCGGCGGTTGGCGGGCCTATCTGGCCGCCAATGGCTCTTCAGCCGGGATCGCGCACGGGTAA
- a CDS encoding Asr1405/Asl0597 family protein: MEFTKAPECAQLVSVHPWERTMVQQRLEDLGIRTQVSAQGQLLALIESGEAGVQQARQIRSVLFRFRGRRGDMIDWLESCWVCC, translated from the coding sequence ATGGAATTTACGAAAGCGCCGGAGTGTGCCCAACTCGTCTCTGTGCATCCCTGGGAACGGACGATGGTCCAGCAACGCCTCGAAGATCTTGGCATTCGCACGCAAGTTTCAGCCCAGGGACAATTGCTGGCCCTGATCGAATCGGGAGAAGCGGGGGTCCAGCAGGCCCGCCAGATTCGATCGGTGCTATTTCGCTTTCGCGGTCGGCGCGGCGACATGATCGACTGGCTGGAGAGCTGCTGGGTTTGCTGTTAG
- a CDS encoding carbohydrate porin, with protein sequence MTTSLVPSGTEGNIEIFYRLRLNDRVSLTPDLQSIVQPVHSRNSNGLAVGTLRAVFEF encoded by the coding sequence CTGACCACCTCTTTGGTCCCGAGCGGCACGGAGGGCAATATCGAAATTTTCTACCGCCTGCGGCTCAACGATCGGGTGAGCCTCACCCCGGATCTGCAATCCATTGTCCAGCCTGTTCATTCGCGTAACTCCAATGGGCTTGCCGTCGGCACTTTGCGGGCTGTCTTCGAATTTTAA
- a CDS encoding N-acetylmuramoyl-L-alanine amidase, with protein MRNKRVVLWSASSVLAWASCLACCSTALAMPQLTGWQFDSQAQQLSFFTRGSVQPRIQIVEKPRRVVVDLPGADVFAPSDAPVRSGPVRFVRAGQFDPQTARMVMELAEDAPQLQPEQVRVRQVAPDQWLVQLLPNVPPPPGAPSAPPVVAPPLTMPPAVGRRVLVGGIEVRPEGFLVKTGGYVRSDARLLEEQPPRVVVDIEEAELAKNFAERNLAVNQQGVTRLRTGQFQDDPPLVRVVLDLGAGAANAWEARYSVDLGGVLIRPAGSAPAATAPTGEKVSLQSAQLTPEGLVFHSDLPPRLETNWENPNEFRIVFSPAQLPANFSGPLIDAASPIDNLNIRQVDDRTVVALVRVSPGTRVGDPRPLDGERRRVLVPLYRRSATPTSPVVPDTYDPLPNGSGRRIVLDAGHGGKDPGAMREGVREKDLNLAIVRRLNNKLRAAGYYTILARSDDTFISLGERVDITKATQGDIFVSVHVNTMPSRSDIQGIETYYTHSRSARLAYVLHRRLVERTGKPDRGVRVRGLYVTRHNAVPAVLLEVGFLTNPEERAQLQQPEYQELIADAIAQGLQDYAR; from the coding sequence GTGAGGAACAAACGGGTTGTACTGTGGTCTGCAAGCAGCGTGCTCGCCTGGGCGTCCTGTCTTGCCTGCTGCTCCACCGCCCTGGCGATGCCGCAACTGACCGGCTGGCAATTCGACTCCCAGGCTCAGCAGCTTTCATTTTTTACCCGCGGCAGCGTGCAACCGCGCATTCAGATTGTCGAAAAACCCCGACGGGTTGTTGTTGATTTGCCGGGGGCCGATGTGTTCGCGCCCTCCGATGCGCCGGTGCGCAGCGGCCCGGTGCGCTTCGTGCGCGCCGGGCAATTCGACCCGCAGACGGCGCGCATGGTGATGGAACTGGCCGAGGATGCCCCGCAGCTGCAGCCTGAGCAGGTGCGCGTGCGCCAGGTAGCCCCCGACCAATGGCTGGTGCAACTGCTGCCGAACGTGCCGCCGCCACCAGGCGCCCCGAGCGCGCCACCGGTGGTCGCGCCGCCGCTGACGATGCCGCCTGCGGTCGGTCGCCGGGTCCTGGTAGGCGGGATCGAGGTGCGCCCCGAAGGATTTTTGGTCAAAACGGGCGGCTACGTGCGCTCCGACGCCCGGCTGCTGGAGGAGCAGCCGCCGCGCGTCGTCGTCGACATCGAGGAGGCCGAACTGGCCAAGAATTTTGCCGAGCGCAATCTGGCCGTCAACCAGCAGGGCGTCACCCGCCTGCGCACCGGTCAATTTCAAGACGACCCGCCGCTGGTGAGGGTGGTGCTCGATCTGGGAGCAGGGGCGGCCAATGCCTGGGAAGCGCGCTACAGCGTCGATTTGGGCGGGGTGCTCATCCGCCCGGCCGGTTCTGCACCCGCCGCCACGGCTCCCACTGGCGAGAAAGTGTCGTTGCAATCGGCCCAATTGACCCCCGAGGGGCTGGTGTTTCACAGCGACCTGCCGCCACGGCTGGAGACCAACTGGGAGAATCCCAACGAATTTCGGATTGTCTTTAGCCCTGCGCAGCTACCGGCCAACTTCTCCGGACCGCTCATCGACGCGGCCAGCCCCATCGACAACCTCAATATTCGCCAGGTCGACGATCGCACGGTGGTGGCGCTGGTGCGGGTGTCGCCCGGCACGCGGGTGGGCGATCCGAGGCCACTCGACGGCGAGCGGCGCCGGGTGCTGGTGCCTCTGTACCGGCGCAGCGCCACACCGACGAGCCCCGTCGTTCCTGATACCTACGACCCGCTTCCCAACGGCAGCGGCCGACGCATCGTCCTCGACGCCGGGCACGGCGGCAAAGATCCCGGCGCCATGCGCGAGGGGGTGCGCGAAAAAGACCTCAACCTGGCCATCGTCCGCCGGCTCAACAATAAGCTGCGCGCCGCCGGCTACTACACGATCCTGGCGCGCTCCGACGACACGTTTATCTCGCTGGGCGAGCGCGTCGACATCACCAAGGCGACCCAGGGCGACATCTTCGTGAGCGTCCACGTCAACACGATGCCCAGCCGCAGCGACATCCAGGGCATCGAGACTTACTACACCCATTCCCGAAGCGCCCGCCTCGCCTACGTGCTGCACCGCCGCCTGGTCGAGCGCACCGGCAAGCCCGATCGCGGCGTGCGGGTGCGCGGTCTCTATGTAACCCGCCACAACGCCGTGCCTGCGGTGTTGCTGGAGGTGGGGTTTCTGACCAATCCCGAGGAACGCGCCCAGTTGCAGCAGCCTGAGTATCAGGAACTGATCGCCGACGCCATTGCCCAGGGATTGCAGGACTACGCCCGTTAG